The Hydra vulgaris chromosome 11, alternate assembly HydraT2T_AEP genome contains a region encoding:
- the LOC136086963 gene encoding zinc finger MYM-type protein 5-like codes for MTGRKYKSGCQKRKLAEQKQDAIKKCKTLTNFFSIQSQIDETSSAQIKDKNNDQNVSIFESSEIQTSPYIVELPSEDNFCDLGTWPDILNSDFINFCLTKDTTYFQNKGFHKRDYAALCRISKTQNRYFSEELFKKRLKNAHPVSRNWICYSKSTGNIYCLMCKLFFINVQAFSKGFSDWKHGEEYVILHENSTPHKNAVINWTTRKERKNTIDKQIMQELEQESDKFYKILKRVVAVVKFLSDRGLAFRFTMKHLVFQIMAILWAVWN; via the coding sequence ATGACGGGTCGTAAATATAAAAGTGGgtgtcaaaaaagaaaattagcaGAACAGAAGCAAGacgcaataaaaaaatgtaaaacattaacTAACTTCTTTTCAATCCAATCCCAGATCGACGAAACATCTTCAGctcaaattaaagataaaaataatgatcaaaatgtttcaatattTGAATCATCAGAAATTCAAACATCCCCATACATCGTTGAACTGCCCTCCGAAGataatttttgtgatttggGCACATGGCCGGATATATTAAATAGcgatttcattaatttttgtttaaccaaAGATAcgacatattttcaaaataagggTTTCCATAAACGTGATTATGCAGCTTTGTGCAGAATTTCAAAAACACAAAATCGATATTTTTCCgaagaactatttaaaaaacggcTTAAAAATGCACATCCAGTGTCAAGAAATTGGATATGTTATTCGAAAAGCACAGGAAACATATATTGTTTAAtgtgcaaattattttttataaacgtgCAAGCATTTTCCAAAGGGTTCTCTGATTGGAAACATGGAGAGGAATATGTCATACTCCACGAAAATTCTACGCCGCACAAGAACGCCGTTATAAATTGGACAACGCGAAAAGAAAGGAAAAATACAATCGATAAACAAATAATGCAAGAATTAGAGCAGGAATcagataaattttataaaattttgaagcgtgttgttgctgttgttaaGTTTTTGAGTGATCGAGGTTTAGCATTTCGTTTCACAATGAAACACTTAGTGTTCCAAATAATGGCAATTTTATGGGCTGTTTGGAATTGA